In Flagellatimonas centrodinii, a single window of DNA contains:
- the nirB gene encoding nitrite reductase large subunit NirB: MNIIVIGNGMVGHKFLEELAAKDLPNLTVTILCEEPRPAYDRVHLSSYFSGTTADELSLVTPGFFDRPGWTLRLCERAAHIDTDTRLVITARGERLPYDRLVLATGSYPFVPPVPGRDRPGCFVYRTIEDLEAMTAWGASATSGVVVGGGLLGLECAKALRDMSLETHVVEFAPRLMAVQVDDGGGRVLRQRIEALGVNVHTGKNTLEITDGEHARHRMQFADGSFLDTDMIVFSAGIRPQDALARVSGLEVGPRGGVIIDDHCRSVSDPAIYAIGECALWNGKTYGLVAPGYEMARVCAAHLALSASPHPSPLTPYAFSGADMSTKLKLMGVDVASLGDAHGQTPGSRAYVYTDERRQQYKKLVVSADGRQLLGGVLVGEAEAYGTLLQMMLNGIALPEAPEHLILPRLDGAAAPALGIDALPGTAQICSCNDVSKQQLCDAVTAGALTVGDLKRETRAGTSCGGCVPLVTQLLKAELARQGVAVNNHLCEHFDHSRQDLYHLVRVERIRTFDELLARHGRGHGCDICRPVAASIFASCWNDFVLRREHAALQDSNDYFLANIQKNGTYSIVPRIAGGEITPDKLIVIGQVAKKYGLYTKITGGQRIDLFGAQVHELPMIWRELVDAGFESGHAYGKAVRTVKSCVGSTWCRYGVQDSVAMALTLEHRYKGLRAPHKLKFAVSGCTRECAEAQSKDVGVIATEKGWNLYVCGNGGMKPRHAELLARDLDDATLLRYVDRFLMFYVRTADRLQRTSVWRDNLEGGLDYLQDVVVNDRLGIGDELEAEMAQVIDTYACEWQRAIDDPDTLRRFRTFVNSDSGDGDVVFVQEREQIRPATDAERQAAFKGVPVVAEPA; this comes from the coding sequence ATGAACATCATCGTCATCGGCAACGGCATGGTCGGCCACAAGTTCCTCGAGGAGCTGGCCGCCAAGGACCTGCCGAACCTCACCGTCACCATCCTCTGTGAAGAACCGCGCCCGGCCTACGACCGTGTTCATCTGTCGTCGTACTTCTCCGGCACCACCGCCGACGAGTTGTCGCTGGTGACGCCCGGGTTTTTTGATCGTCCCGGCTGGACCCTGCGCCTGTGCGAGCGCGCCGCCCACATCGATACCGACACCCGGCTGGTCATTACCGCGCGGGGCGAACGCTTGCCCTACGACCGGCTGGTGCTGGCCACCGGCTCCTATCCCTTCGTGCCGCCGGTCCCCGGCCGCGACCGCCCGGGCTGCTTCGTCTATCGCACCATCGAGGATCTCGAAGCGATGACCGCCTGGGGCGCCAGCGCCACCAGCGGTGTGGTGGTCGGGGGCGGGCTGCTGGGGCTGGAATGTGCGAAAGCCCTGCGCGACATGTCGCTGGAAACCCACGTGGTCGAGTTCGCACCACGGCTGATGGCGGTGCAGGTCGACGACGGCGGCGGTCGCGTGCTGCGCCAGCGCATCGAGGCCCTCGGCGTCAACGTGCACACCGGCAAGAACACCCTGGAAATCACCGATGGAGAGCACGCCCGTCACCGCATGCAGTTTGCCGACGGCAGCTTTCTCGACACCGACATGATCGTGTTCTCCGCCGGCATCCGGCCGCAGGACGCACTGGCCCGGGTCAGCGGGCTCGAGGTCGGTCCGCGCGGTGGCGTTATCATCGACGATCACTGTCGCAGCGTCAGCGACCCGGCCATCTACGCCATCGGCGAGTGTGCCTTGTGGAACGGCAAGACCTACGGCCTGGTTGCCCCCGGCTACGAGATGGCCCGCGTCTGCGCCGCCCACCTGGCGCTCTCCGCGTCGCCTCACCCCTCACCCCTCACCCCATACGCTTTCAGCGGCGCCGACATGTCGACCAAGCTCAAGCTGATGGGCGTCGATGTCGCCAGCCTCGGCGATGCCCACGGCCAGACGCCCGGCAGTCGCGCCTATGTCTACACCGACGAGCGCCGGCAGCAGTACAAGAAACTGGTGGTCTCCGCCGATGGTCGCCAGTTGCTGGGCGGCGTGCTGGTGGGCGAGGCCGAGGCCTACGGCACGCTGCTGCAGATGATGCTCAATGGCATCGCGCTGCCCGAGGCGCCGGAACACCTAATCTTGCCGCGGCTTGATGGTGCTGCGGCGCCGGCGCTGGGCATCGATGCCCTGCCGGGCACGGCGCAGATCTGTTCCTGCAACGATGTCAGCAAGCAGCAGCTGTGCGACGCGGTGACTGCCGGCGCGCTCACCGTCGGCGATCTCAAGCGCGAGACCCGCGCCGGCACGTCCTGCGGCGGCTGCGTGCCGTTGGTCACCCAGCTGCTCAAGGCGGAGCTGGCGCGCCAGGGCGTGGCGGTCAACAACCATCTCTGCGAGCACTTCGACCACTCCCGGCAGGATCTCTATCACCTGGTGCGGGTGGAACGCATCCGCACCTTTGACGAACTGCTGGCCCGTCATGGTCGCGGGCATGGCTGCGACATCTGCCGGCCGGTGGCCGCAAGCATCTTCGCCAGTTGCTGGAACGATTTCGTGCTGCGGCGCGAACACGCGGCGCTGCAGGATTCCAACGACTACTTTCTGGCCAACATCCAGAAGAACGGCACCTATTCCATCGTGCCGCGCATCGCCGGCGGCGAGATCACCCCGGACAAGCTCATCGTCATCGGTCAGGTGGCGAAGAAGTACGGGCTCTACACCAAGATCACCGGCGGTCAGCGTATCGATCTTTTCGGTGCCCAGGTGCACGAGCTGCCGATGATCTGGCGCGAACTGGTCGATGCCGGGTTCGAATCCGGTCATGCCTATGGCAAGGCGGTGCGCACGGTGAAGTCCTGTGTCGGCAGCACCTGGTGCCGCTACGGCGTGCAGGACTCGGTGGCCATGGCACTCACGCTGGAGCACCGCTACAAGGGCCTGCGGGCGCCGCACAAGCTGAAGTTCGCGGTCTCCGGCTGCACCCGTGAGTGCGCCGAGGCGCAGTCCAAGGATGTCGGTGTGATCGCCACCGAGAAGGGCTGGAACCTCTACGTCTGTGGCAACGGCGGTATGAAGCCGCGCCATGCCGAACTGCTGGCGCGGGATCTCGATGACGCCACGCTGCTGCGCTACGTCGACCGCTTCCTGATGTTCTACGTGCGCACCGCCGACCGGCTGCAGCGCACCAGTGTCTGGCGCGACAACCTCGAAGGCGGGCTGGATTACCTGCAGGACGTCGTCGTCAACGACCGGCTCGGCATCGGCGACGAACTCGAGGCCGAGATGGCGCAGGTGATCGACACCTATGCCTGCGAGTGGCAGCGTGCCATTGACGATCCCGACACGCTGCGGCGCTTCCGCACCTTCGTCAACAGCGACAGCGGCGACGGGGATGTGGTGTTCGTGCAGGAACGCGAGCAGATCCGCCCCGCCACCGACGCCGAACGCCAGGCCGCCTTCAAGGGCGTGCCGGTGGTGGCCGAGCCGGCATGA
- a CDS encoding ABC transporter ATP-binding protein, with amino-acid sequence MKHHLELSGIGMDFPTPNGTFCALDRVQLHVQQGEFISLIGHSGCGKSTVLNIVAGLLQATRGGVIVSGKEVNEPGPDRAMVFQNHSLLPWLSVYQNVELAVKQVFRGRKTRAEMREWIDHNLALVGLTHARDKRPNEISGGMKQRVGIARALAMQPRILLMDEPFGALDALTRAQLQDSLMDIQAQLGNTVLMVTHDVDEAVLLSDRVVMMSVGPKATIAKVMDVTLPRPRHRLALAENPHYHHARAEILRFLHEGHDIATGAPPAEPPVAGDGAPSAAAEAPEPHPAEERLPVASRLRSVLQRKVA; translated from the coding sequence ATGAAACATCATCTCGAACTGTCCGGCATCGGCATGGACTTTCCCACCCCGAACGGGACGTTCTGCGCGCTCGACCGGGTGCAACTGCATGTGCAACAGGGCGAATTCATCTCGCTCATCGGGCACTCCGGCTGCGGCAAATCCACCGTCCTCAATATTGTTGCCGGCCTGCTGCAGGCCACCCGCGGCGGCGTCATCGTCAGCGGCAAGGAGGTCAATGAACCCGGCCCCGACCGCGCCATGGTGTTCCAGAACCACTCGCTGCTGCCCTGGCTCAGCGTCTACCAGAACGTCGAACTGGCGGTGAAGCAGGTTTTTCGTGGGCGCAAGACGCGCGCCGAAATGCGCGAGTGGATCGATCACAACCTGGCGCTGGTCGGCCTGACCCATGCCCGTGACAAACGCCCCAACGAAATCTCCGGCGGCATGAAGCAGCGGGTCGGCATTGCCCGCGCGCTGGCGATGCAGCCACGCATCCTGCTGATGGACGAACCCTTCGGCGCGCTCGACGCGCTCACCCGCGCCCAGCTGCAGGACTCGCTGATGGACATTCAGGCCCAGCTCGGCAACACCGTGCTGATGGTCACCCACGACGTCGACGAGGCGGTGCTGCTGTCGGACCGGGTGGTGATGATGAGCGTCGGCCCGAAGGCCACCATCGCCAAGGTGATGGACGTCACCCTGCCGCGGCCACGGCATCGGCTGGCGCTGGCCGAGAATCCGCACTACCACCATGCACGGGCGGAGATTCTGCGGTTCCTGCACGAAGGCCACGACATCGCCACCGGGGCTCCGCCGGCCGAGCCGCCGGTGGCCGGTGACGGTGCCCCCTCGGCAGCAGCGGAAGCGCCGGAACCACATCCCGCCGAGGAGCGACTGCCGGTCGCCAGCCGGTTGCGGTCGGTGTTGCAGAGGAAGGTGGCGTGA
- a CDS encoding ABC transporter permease: MSASLHLPPSLSAVRPWAAQRLLRLGTRLGQLPSPLRWAPSLLLPAAGLLVFLIVWQAAASRIETSLGTFPGPSQVWTQAAGLWDEHVAERARADAFYQRQVDRNAARLAANPNLEVQIRAYTGQPTFVDQIGTSLLTVATGFLLASAIAIPLGIAIGLSRTLYAATNPIIQLLKPVSPLAWLPLVTLVVAAVYTSDDPAMPKSFVVSAICVLLCSLWPTLVNTAVGASAVQADLVNVSRVLRLGRFTHVMKIVLPSSVPMIFAGLRLSLGVAWMVLIASEMLAQNPGLGKFVWDEFQNGSSESLSRIMVAVLVIGFIGFVLDRGMLWLQRVASWDKTAILR, from the coding sequence ATGAGCGCGAGCCTTCACCTGCCGCCGTCGCTGTCAGCTGTTCGCCCCTGGGCTGCCCAAAGACTCCTCCGTCTGGGCACCCGCCTTGGCCAGCTACCGTCTCCTTTGCGGTGGGCTCCGTCGCTGTTGCTCCCGGCGGCGGGGTTGCTGGTCTTTCTTATCGTATGGCAGGCGGCCGCCAGCCGGATCGAAACCTCACTCGGCACGTTTCCGGGGCCGTCGCAGGTGTGGACACAGGCCGCCGGCCTGTGGGACGAGCACGTCGCCGAACGCGCCCGTGCCGACGCGTTCTACCAGCGCCAGGTCGACCGCAACGCGGCGCGGCTGGCGGCCAACCCGAACCTTGAGGTACAGATCCGCGCGTACACCGGCCAGCCCACCTTCGTCGACCAGATCGGCACCAGCCTGCTGACCGTGGCCACCGGCTTTCTGCTGGCCTCGGCCATCGCCATCCCGCTGGGTATCGCCATCGGCCTGTCGCGCACGCTGTACGCGGCGACCAATCCGATCATCCAGCTGCTCAAGCCGGTATCGCCGCTGGCGTGGTTACCGCTGGTGACGCTGGTGGTGGCGGCGGTTTACACCAGTGATGACCCGGCCATGCCCAAGTCCTTCGTGGTGTCGGCGATCTGTGTCTTGCTGTGCTCGCTGTGGCCGACACTGGTCAACACCGCCGTCGGCGCCTCGGCGGTGCAGGCCGACCTGGTGAACGTCTCGCGGGTCCTGCGACTCGGCCGTTTCACCCACGTGATGAAGATCGTGCTGCCGTCGTCAGTACCGATGATCTTTGCCGGCCTGCGGCTGTCGCTCGGCGTCGCCTGGATGGTGCTCATCGCCTCCGAGATGTTGGCCCAGAACCCCGGTCTCGGAAAGTTCGTCTGGGACGAGTTCCAGAACGGCAGCTCCGAATCACTCAGCCGGATCATGGTGGCGGTACTGGTCATCGGCTTCATCGGCTTTGTCCTCGATCGCGGAATGCTGTGGCTGCAGCGTGTCGCCTCGTGGGACAAGACCGCCATCCTCCGCTAA
- a CDS encoding CmpA/NrtA family ABC transporter substrate-binding protein has product MNHRPASFAPLFLASLMSLTALLTAGCGGAKDKTAAPATPAPTVQASDLPEKPELTFGFIKLTDMVPLAIAYEKGYFEDEGLYVTLEAQANWKVLLDGVISGELDGAHMLAGQPLAATIGFGTEARVITAFSMDLNGNAITVSNAVWEAMKVHVPMQDGAPVRPVRAEALRPVIDAYKADGRPFNLGMVFPVSTHNYELRYWLAAGGIHPGYYAPQRGDVTGQLGGDVLISVTPPPQMPATLEAGTIFGYCVGEPWNQQAVFKGIGVPVITDYEIWKNNPEKVFGVREDWAEKYPKTHKAVLKALIRAAHWLDADNNRNRAEAVKIISRSNYVGADEDVIANSMTGTFEYQKGETLPVPDFNVFFRYHATYPYYSDAIWYLTQMRRWGQIAEYKPDDWYRETARQVYRPDLYAEAARALIEEGVLAPKDFPDFDRESGFRPPTDEFIDGVPYDGREPNAYLSKFSIGLKGEDQP; this is encoded by the coding sequence ATGAACCACCGCCCTGCATCCTTCGCTCCGTTGTTCCTTGCCTCGTTGATGAGCCTGACGGCGTTGCTCACGGCGGGCTGTGGCGGCGCCAAGGACAAGACCGCTGCGCCGGCAACGCCGGCGCCGACGGTCCAGGCCAGCGACCTGCCGGAGAAGCCCGAACTCACCTTCGGCTTCATCAAGCTGACCGACATGGTGCCGCTGGCCATCGCCTACGAGAAGGGTTACTTCGAGGACGAGGGGCTGTACGTCACGCTGGAAGCCCAGGCCAATTGGAAAGTGTTGCTCGATGGCGTGATCTCCGGCGAGCTCGATGGCGCCCACATGTTGGCCGGCCAGCCGCTGGCGGCGACCATCGGCTTCGGCACCGAAGCGCGGGTGATCACCGCCTTCAGCATGGATCTCAACGGCAACGCCATCACCGTGTCCAACGCGGTGTGGGAGGCGATGAAGGTGCATGTGCCGATGCAGGACGGCGCGCCGGTTCGCCCGGTGCGAGCCGAGGCGCTGCGGCCGGTGATCGACGCCTACAAGGCCGACGGCCGCCCCTTCAATCTCGGCATGGTGTTCCCGGTGTCGACCCACAACTACGAACTGCGCTACTGGCTGGCCGCCGGGGGTATCCATCCCGGTTACTACGCGCCGCAACGGGGCGACGTCACCGGTCAGTTGGGCGGTGACGTGCTGATCTCGGTGACGCCGCCGCCACAGATGCCGGCGACGCTGGAGGCCGGCACCATCTTCGGCTACTGCGTCGGCGAGCCGTGGAACCAGCAGGCGGTGTTCAAGGGCATCGGCGTTCCGGTGATCACCGACTATGAAATCTGGAAGAACAACCCCGAGAAAGTATTCGGGGTTCGCGAGGACTGGGCCGAGAAGTATCCCAAGACCCACAAGGCGGTGCTCAAGGCACTGATTCGTGCCGCCCACTGGCTGGATGCCGACAACAACCGCAACCGGGCGGAGGCGGTGAAGATCATCTCGCGATCCAACTACGTCGGTGCCGACGAGGACGTCATCGCCAACTCGATGACCGGGACCTTCGAGTACCAGAAAGGCGAAACCCTGCCGGTGCCCGATTTCAATGTCTTCTTCCGCTACCACGCGACCTACCCCTACTACTCCGACGCCATCTGGTATCTGACCCAGATGCGCCGCTGGGGTCAGATCGCCGAGTACAAGCCGGACGACTGGTATAGGGAGACGGCGCGCCAGGTCTACCGGCCGGACCTGTACGCCGAAGCCGCACGCGCGCTCATCGAGGAGGGCGTGCTCGCGCCCAAAGACTTCCCGGACTTCGACCGCGAAAGCGGCTTCCGCCCTCCCACCGATGAATTCATCGACGGAGTGCCCTACGACGGACGCGAACCCAACGCCTATTTGTCGAAGTTCTCCATCGGCCTGAAAGGGGAGGACCAGCCATGA
- a CDS encoding CmpA/NrtA family ABC transporter substrate-binding protein: MVDLEKTALRLGMVPLVDAAPLIVARDKGFFARQGLEVQLSVESSWASIRDKVVAGVLDGAQMLAPMPIAATLGIDAVGVPMVTAMSLNLNGNSIAVSEALYQEMGLSPCEPVAAGQALRTLLTRDRKLGRRKRVFAHVFPFSAHHYELRYWLAASGIDPDRDLRLEVVPPPLMVQALLDGRIDACCVGAPWGAAAESAGAGYRVISSFQIWNHSPEKVLAVTDEWAQRHPQTHRALVAALIASCRWLDQPEHRLEAAQLLIDSGAVDAPPATLRAALDASAIGAPHSGQLVFHAGAANFPWITHAVWFIEQMRRWRQVTEEVDALTVAANVYRPDIYREAAARVGVAVPDEDGKSEGHHASPWTLDTRSGPIIMGSDRFFDGQTFVNCAAAPLLTAGRDPG; the protein is encoded by the coding sequence ATGGTCGACCTTGAGAAAACCGCGCTGCGTCTCGGCATGGTGCCACTGGTCGATGCGGCACCGCTGATCGTTGCACGCGACAAGGGCTTCTTTGCCCGTCAGGGTCTGGAGGTGCAACTGAGTGTGGAGTCGTCCTGGGCCAGCATTCGCGACAAGGTGGTGGCCGGGGTACTGGATGGCGCGCAGATGTTGGCGCCGATGCCGATTGCCGCCACCCTCGGCATCGACGCGGTCGGGGTGCCGATGGTCACGGCGATGTCGCTGAACCTCAACGGCAACTCGATCGCGGTGTCGGAAGCGCTTTATCAGGAAATGGGCCTGAGTCCCTGTGAACCGGTGGCGGCCGGCCAGGCGCTGCGCACCCTGTTGACGCGTGACCGCAAACTCGGGCGACGCAAGCGCGTGTTTGCCCATGTGTTCCCATTTTCGGCACATCACTACGAATTGCGATATTGGCTGGCCGCCAGCGGTATCGACCCGGACCGTGACCTGCGGTTGGAGGTGGTACCCCCACCGCTGATGGTGCAGGCCCTGCTCGATGGCCGGATCGATGCCTGTTGCGTCGGCGCGCCCTGGGGTGCCGCCGCCGAGAGCGCCGGCGCCGGCTACCGGGTGATCAGCAGCTTCCAGATCTGGAACCACAGCCCCGAGAAGGTGCTGGCCGTCACCGACGAGTGGGCGCAGCGCCACCCGCAGACCCATCGCGCGCTGGTGGCGGCACTGATCGCCAGTTGCCGATGGTTGGACCAGCCCGAGCACCGACTTGAGGCGGCACAGTTGCTGATCGACAGTGGCGCGGTGGACGCACCGCCGGCCACCCTGCGGGCCGCGCTCGACGCCTCGGCGATCGGCGCGCCGCACAGCGGGCAGTTGGTTTTCCATGCCGGCGCCGCCAACTTTCCGTGGATCACCCATGCGGTCTGGTTCATTGAGCAGATGCGGCGGTGGCGCCAGGTGACGGAAGAGGTTGACGCCCTGACCGTTGCCGCCAACGTCTACCGCCCGGACATCTATCGCGAGGCGGCCGCCCGTGTCGGCGTGGCGGTGCCCGATGAAGATGGCAAGAGCGAAGGCCACCATGCGTCACCGTGGACCCTCGATACCCGCAGCGGCCCCATCATCATGGGCAGCGACCGATTCTTCGACGGCCAGACCTTCGTCAACTGCGCGGCGGCACCGCTACTGACCGCCGGACGCGATCCCGGCTGA
- a CDS encoding ANTAR domain-containing response regulator, with protein sequence MRVMLVDDDLGRMALLRQALAAAGNEVVAQLGPAEDLIAAVARHQPDLILIDVDSPARDTLESLGQISRDRPRPVVVFASHSDSDMARRAMRAGVSAYVVDGMQPTRLKSVIDVAIARFDEHQALRRELADTKTRLADRRDIDRAKGVLMQRRGLSENDAYEQLRKMAMDRNVKLGDAARALLAVAELL encoded by the coding sequence ATGCGCGTGATGCTTGTCGACGACGATCTGGGACGCATGGCGCTGCTGCGCCAGGCCCTTGCGGCCGCGGGCAATGAAGTGGTGGCACAGCTCGGGCCGGCCGAGGATCTGATCGCGGCGGTGGCGCGCCATCAGCCCGATCTGATCCTGATTGATGTCGACTCACCTGCGCGCGACACCCTGGAATCGCTGGGACAGATTTCGCGTGACCGCCCGCGGCCAGTGGTGGTGTTCGCCTCCCACAGTGACTCCGACATGGCGCGACGGGCGATGCGTGCGGGCGTCAGTGCCTACGTCGTCGACGGCATGCAGCCGACGCGACTGAAGTCGGTGATCGATGTCGCCATTGCCCGCTTCGACGAGCATCAGGCACTGCGACGCGAACTGGCCGACACCAAGACCCGTCTTGCCGATCGCCGCGATATCGACCGCGCCAAAGGGGTGCTGATGCAACGGCGGGGGCTGTCCGAGAACGATGCCTATGAACAGCTGAGGAAGATGGCGATGGACCGCAACGTCAAGCTGGGAGACGCTGCGCGCGCGCTCCTGGCCGTGGCCGAGTTGCTCTGA
- a CDS encoding DUF3034 family protein — MNINITRSLRACGGAAVLASALFSGMATANYNDGKVFLTGGVFTTDGAGGGGAVPWATITGYETRDGINGGIGFTYANLPALQLTVIGGAIGFYDRFELSYAQHDLALNLANLDTVALVSEALGIETGTDPWNSTLKMNVYGAKLRLFGDAVYISDSWIPQVAIGGFWKENTTPELVSTLGAAESEDWEAYVAATKVFFRYSTLVNFTGRYTSANQTGLTGFGSCSGAGANAECQNDKEFRFEASIAHLLTKNTAIGFEYQQHGDNLDGRSINLAGIDLSSVAGLLETVGIGGVADAVTQEEESDWMDIFFAYAPNKNMSFVIAYLMLGNISVAEDQNGFYFSVHATF; from the coding sequence ATGAACATCAACATCACGCGCAGCCTTCGGGCCTGCGGAGGCGCCGCGGTGCTGGCATCCGCGCTGTTCAGTGGCATGGCGACCGCCAACTACAACGACGGCAAGGTGTTTCTGACCGGGGGCGTGTTCACCACCGACGGCGCCGGCGGTGGCGGTGCCGTGCCATGGGCAACCATCACCGGTTATGAAACCCGCGACGGCATCAACGGGGGCATCGGCTTCACCTACGCCAACCTGCCGGCACTGCAGCTGACGGTGATCGGCGGTGCCATCGGCTTCTACGATCGCTTCGAACTGTCGTATGCCCAACACGATCTGGCACTGAACCTGGCCAACCTCGACACCGTCGCACTGGTGAGCGAGGCGCTGGGGATCGAGACCGGCACCGACCCCTGGAACTCCACGCTGAAGATGAACGTCTACGGTGCCAAGCTGCGCTTGTTCGGGGATGCGGTCTACATCTCCGACAGCTGGATTCCGCAGGTGGCAATCGGCGGCTTCTGGAAGGAAAACACCACACCGGAACTGGTGTCGACCCTGGGCGCCGCCGAATCGGAAGACTGGGAAGCCTATGTCGCGGCCACCAAGGTGTTCTTCCGCTACAGCACCCTGGTGAACTTCACCGGCCGCTATACCTCGGCCAATCAGACCGGCCTCACCGGCTTCGGCAGCTGTTCCGGCGCCGGCGCCAACGCGGAGTGCCAGAACGACAAGGAGTTCCGCTTCGAGGCCTCGATCGCCCATCTGCTGACCAAGAACACCGCCATCGGGTTCGAGTACCAACAACACGGCGACAACCTTGACGGTCGCAGCATCAACCTGGCCGGCATCGACCTGTCGAGTGTCGCCGGTCTGCTGGAGACCGTCGGCATCGGCGGCGTCGCCGACGCGGTCACCCAGGAAGAAGAGAGTGACTGGATGGACATCTTCTTCGCCTATGCCCCCAACAAGAACATGTCGTTCGTCATCGCCTATCTGATGCTGGGCAACATCTCGGTTGCCGAGGATCAGAACGGCTTCTACTTCTCCGTCCACGCCACGTTCTGA
- a CDS encoding group I truncated hemoglobin: MKLFKPLIGLATGVALAMASLQPLHAAETKTDPILGVSDGALARFGGHEGMRAWVESLFYYIMLDNRINHVFREFGNVERQIVLNTQLEKMVLGGPNEYQGASMSAAHADLGITMTQFNAVVEAAYNACERNLIKYYTCNELVNALAPFTRDIVTR; this comes from the coding sequence ATGAAACTGTTCAAACCCCTCATCGGGCTTGCCACCGGAGTCGCCCTGGCAATGGCCAGCCTGCAACCGCTGCATGCCGCCGAGACCAAGACCGATCCCATTCTCGGGGTCTCCGATGGGGCACTCGCCCGCTTCGGCGGTCACGAGGGCATGCGGGCCTGGGTCGAGAGCCTGTTCTACTACATCATGCTCGACAACCGGATCAATCATGTCTTCCGCGAATTCGGCAATGTGGAACGACAGATCGTGCTCAACACCCAGTTGGAAAAAATGGTGCTGGGCGGGCCCAACGAGTATCAGGGCGCCAGCATGAGTGCGGCGCACGCCGACCTTGGCATCACCATGACGCAATTCAACGCGGTGGTGGAAGCGGCCTACAACGCCTGCGAGCGCAACCTCATCAAGTACTACACCTGCAATGAACTGGTGAACGCGCTGGCACCCTTCACCCGCGACATCGTCACCCGCTGA
- a CDS encoding FMN-binding protein, which translates to MLKPWLRHAAALLSLGGALHGTPVVAQECPPVICITFISREAFLAEAFGAAPPAPQVLELDDARLAALQPIYGRSFPQRRLHYWRATDGRTAWIFDDIGKEGYQPTTAGFVIKDGTVLAARVLFYKESRGEQVGEASFLQQLLGARAAGTGTGIDRVPDNIAGATYSVVLMQRMAATALKLDTLAP; encoded by the coding sequence ATGTTGAAACCATGGCTACGCCACGCTGCGGCACTGCTGTCCCTCGGAGGGGCCCTCCACGGCACCCCGGTGGTCGCCCAGGAATGTCCGCCAGTGATCTGCATCACCTTCATTTCCCGTGAAGCCTTTCTTGCCGAGGCGTTCGGCGCGGCGCCGCCGGCACCGCAGGTGCTGGAGCTCGACGATGCCCGGCTGGCCGCGCTGCAACCGATTTACGGCCGCAGCTTCCCCCAACGTCGTCTGCACTACTGGCGGGCCACTGATGGCCGCACCGCCTGGATCTTCGACGACATCGGCAAGGAGGGCTATCAGCCCACCACCGCCGGCTTCGTCATCAAGGACGGCACCGTGCTGGCTGCACGTGTGTTGTTCTACAAGGAATCCCGCGGCGAGCAGGTGGGTGAGGCCTCCTTCCTGCAGCAGCTGCTGGGCGCCCGCGCCGCCGGCACCGGCACCGGCATCGACAGGGTGCCCGACAACATCGCCGGCGCCACCTACTCGGTGGTGCTGATGCAACGGATGGCCGCCACCGCGCTGAAGCTGGACACGCTGGCACCATGA
- a CDS encoding PepSY-associated TM helix domain-containing protein encodes MSIPAESMNEPLLKQGAAASPPMERRPSRLTRIRRRLSHRLATRPKRNLLMTLREWHKRIGLFAFAFMGWLGASGFLINQSAEWEYDVVRIDWPWVTALYSLSAEPPRSGFGAGDHWLAITSDHTVLNGQPLEEPIPDVLGLVDNGKPDDAFLFVGVPGGLIMLTTDGERYDVLRSPILPVTTVRRVGVTAEGAIAVQDLDAFQSHDDGLQWTPVDPTTVRWSQPQTLPEAVREDLRPWSRPSVSLEHLLVDAHSGQLFGNTGAWIINLVGLSSMWLAFSGVWMWWRIRRNRRPAARR; translated from the coding sequence ATGAGCATTCCCGCCGAATCGATGAACGAGCCCCTGCTCAAGCAAGGGGCAGCGGCATCGCCGCCGATGGAGCGGCGGCCGTCGCGCCTCACCCGCATCCGCCGTCGCCTCTCGCATCGGCTGGCGACACGGCCCAAGCGCAATCTGCTGATGACCCTGCGTGAGTGGCACAAGCGGATCGGCCTGTTCGCCTTCGCCTTCATGGGTTGGCTCGGCGCCAGCGGCTTTCTCATCAATCAGAGCGCCGAATGGGAATACGACGTCGTCCGCATCGACTGGCCCTGGGTCACCGCGCTCTACAGTCTGTCGGCCGAACCGCCCCGCAGCGGCTTTGGTGCCGGCGACCATTGGCTGGCGATCACCAGCGATCACACCGTGCTCAATGGTCAACCGCTAGAGGAACCCATTCCCGATGTGCTCGGTCTTGTCGACAACGGCAAGCCCGATGATGCCTTTCTGTTTGTCGGCGTGCCGGGCGGCCTGATCATGCTCACCACCGACGGTGAGCGCTACGACGTGCTGCGCTCGCCGATTCTCCCCGTCACCACTGTGCGTCGCGTCGGGGTCACCGCCGAGGGCGCCATCGCGGTACAGGATCTGGACGCCTTCCAGAGCCACGACGATGGTCTGCAGTGGACACCGGTCGATCCGACCACGGTGCGCTGGTCACAACCGCAGACCCTGCCGGAGGCGGTGCGGGAGGACCTGCGGCCCTGGTCGCGCCCCAGCGTCTCGCTGGAACACCTGCTGGTCGATGCCCACAGTGGTCAGCTGTTCGGCAATACCGGGGCCTGGATCATCAATCTGGTCGGCCTGTCGTCGATGTGGCTGGCCTTCAGTGGCGTCTGGATGTGGTGGCGGATCCGCCGCAACCGGCGTCCCGCTGCACGTCGTTAG